Proteins encoded by one window of uncultured Methanobrevibacter sp.:
- a CDS encoding nitroreductase family protein produces MSLIDVMFKRRSTRKFNDENISKDELDLILKSALLAPTSMNRKPCNFMVVERTETLKELSKSKDHGADLIAGANKAIVVVADSMVADTWIEDSSIALTHMHLMATELDIGSCWVQIHLRSKDGKDSEEVVRDILKIDGHYRIVGILALGHSDNIPKPHDESDLDKNKIHFLV; encoded by the coding sequence ATGTCTTTAATTGATGTAATGTTTAAAAGGAGAAGTACAAGAAAATTCAATGATGAAAATATATCTAAGGATGAACTTGATTTGATTCTTAAGTCTGCTCTTTTAGCACCTACTTCAATGAACCGAAAGCCATGTAACTTCATGGTTGTTGAAAGAACTGAAACATTAAAGGAACTGTCTAAATCAAAAGACCATGGTGCAGATTTAATAGCTGGTGCAAATAAGGCTATTGTAGTTGTTGCGGATTCTATGGTTGCAGATACATGGATTGAGGATTCATCCATTGCATTGACTCATATGCATTTGATGGCAACAGAACTTGATATTGGAAGTTGTTGGGTCCAAATACACTTAAGAAGTAAAGACGGCAAGGATTCCGAAGAGGTTGTGAGGGATATCCTAAAAATCGATGGTCATTATAGAATTGTGGGCATTCTTGCCTTAGGTCACAGCGACAATATTCCAAAACCTCACGATGAAAGTGATTTGGATAAAAATAAGATACATTTTTTGGTATAG